A single window of Synechococcus sp. CBW1004 DNA harbors:
- a CDS encoding helix-turn-helix domain-containing protein: MSFASANGKAAAAVEGRSPAASGTKALVALGGRLRQAREASGQEASVLADRLRIGVEQLEALEAGDRSRLPEPVFVIAQARRVAGALQLDIGPELQALRASGDLDAASGAPLRPSPAPAAPSTSAASAPRVRPSVRPWWWAAAVVLLLAAVGVGWRLRTAVVPARSDQPAAAPAPGATALPAASGERGGDRAVIPTAEGLSASPGGTAEPVAKAGTVVLASREPSWVEVRRPDGSTAFRGLLQGARVFPLADGLEVLAGRPDLVTSRVGSEPARVLGPISDVRWRSLPADR, from the coding sequence GTGTCGTTCGCCTCCGCCAATGGGAAGGCCGCAGCGGCCGTTGAGGGTCGTTCCCCTGCCGCCAGCGGTACAAAGGCACTGGTGGCCCTGGGAGGTCGCCTGCGTCAGGCCCGGGAGGCCAGCGGCCAGGAGGCATCGGTGCTGGCCGATCGGCTGCGCATCGGTGTCGAGCAGCTGGAGGCTCTGGAAGCGGGAGATCGTTCGCGGTTGCCGGAGCCCGTGTTCGTGATCGCCCAGGCGCGGCGTGTCGCCGGGGCCCTGCAGCTGGATATCGGGCCTGAACTGCAGGCCCTGCGTGCCTCCGGTGATCTGGATGCGGCGTCGGGTGCGCCCCTGCGGCCCTCCCCTGCGCCTGCGGCGCCCAGCACCTCGGCCGCTTCCGCCCCTCGGGTCCGTCCGTCCGTCCGGCCCTGGTGGTGGGCCGCTGCGGTTGTGTTGCTGCTGGCGGCCGTCGGGGTCGGCTGGCGGCTGCGCACGGCGGTGGTTCCGGCACGCTCGGATCAGCCTGCTGCAGCACCTGCCCCCGGCGCAACGGCTCTGCCTGCGGCCTCTGGTGAGCGCGGAGGCGACAGGGCGGTGATCCCAACGGCGGAGGGCCTTTCGGCCAGCCCCGGCGGCACCGCTGAGCCCGTTGCCAAAGCGGGCACCGTGGTTCTCGCCAGCCGCGAACCCAGTTGGGTCGAGGTGCGTCGCCCGGATGGCAGCACCGCATTCCGTGGCCTGTTGCAGGGGGCTCGTGTGTTTCCGCTCGCCGACGGCCTCGAGGTGCTGGCGGGACGCCCTGATCTGGTGACCAGCCGCGTCGGCTCCGAACCGGCCCGCGTGCTCGGCCCGATCAGCGACGTGCGCTGGCGTTCGCTGCCGGCTGACCGCTGA